A region of Arabidopsis thaliana chromosome 5, partial sequence DNA encodes the following proteins:
- a CDS encoding WPP domain associated protein (BEST Arabidopsis thaliana protein match is: myosin heavy chain-related (TAIR:AT2G34730.1); Has 8284 Blast hits to 6001 proteins in 578 species: Archae - 107; Bacteria - 678; Metazoa - 3983; Fungi - 607; Plants - 315; Viruses - 16; Other Eukaryotes - 2578 (source: NCBI BLink).) produces the protein MKDIMKEVEGKVKFSMADSTMMLLVQQAMDKAHEKIKTKHGLLLRLNAISIFYELAVIQLESCLSFVGQETDKLESNHEEVVRDLREIKDRLHHRLLETEIAILEKDRQLLEMSENQESLRNVLESKETELVHLQDLERKRFHSKIGDFIKEDEFSELKSSVDQQVMNLRQKLETEYDELRGETEDPSAVDIDVLKGTMDLAFNKMHHAIFLSELGPIEQSWRWSIERDSMALLIKGFMNGLEEKMEKVMIVVKDYESGFKDRVGSIRRELECLESQSDQIIVHRSSSPRSCVATAATISSSSSIDNEIGDDKEAKEDREEEQDSSNFPVSKLIKSHESIIRRKSEELAPPKIESIKRQKSCNGSSSKRAIDDIVSGLDSLMSLNTKLFEHLFDDDDGDRHEHHPEVVMDDNLDDVWMKMQKNNSVFSDNAIEEKEDTEIRLMILEDTYLTLLKGLKADEITNNRKAEEEEEEIKSEKIESEVKCMDCLENLNREKDYEILLEDEEFRQELSWIIVTELLREVSETVENHEKIEANNKRVIEEEVNRACLEISLLYDDFDFKIQEKLKMVTFRLQNLEIKIDSTMDFIAELRQRESVYRTAFVLRSENLRKAETEVDLLGDQVDSLVKLLQKTLWTFHQHPLLLCNNSDILEISKMIKKELLSEDS, from the exons atgaaagatataaTGAAGGAAGTAGAAGGGAAAGTGAAGTTTTCAATGGCGGATTCGACAATGATGTTACTTGTTCAACAAGCAATGGACAAAGCCCATGAAaagatcaaaaccaaacacgGTCTTCTCCTCCGTCTCAATGCCATATCCATTTTCTACGAGCTCGCTGTGATACAGCTAGAGAGCTGTCTTAGTTTTGTCGGACAAGAGACTGATAAACTAGAGAGTAACCACGAGGAAGTGGTTCGAGATCTGAGAGAGATTAAAGACAGGCTTCACCACCGTCTCTTAGAGACTGAAATAGCGATTCTTGAGAAAGATAGACAGTTGTTAGAGATGTCTGAGAACCAAGAGTCTCTGAGAAACGTGTTGGAGagtaaagaaacagagttggTTCATTTGCAAGATCTTGAGAGGAAGAGATTTCATAGTAAGATTGGGGATTTTATCAAGGAAGATGAGTTTTCTGAGCTGAAGAGCTCTGTTGATCAACAAGTGATGAATCTTAGACAAAAGCTTGAGACAGAGTACGATGAATTGagaggagaaacagaggatccTTCAGCGGTtgatattgatgttttgaaagGGACAATGGATCTTGCTTTCAACAAGATGCATCACGCGATATTCTTGTCGGAATTGGGTCCTATTGAGCAGAGTTGGAGATGGTCtatagagagagattcaaTGGCGTTACTGATAAAAGGTTTCATGAATGGTTTAGaggagaagatggagaaagtaATGATAGTTGTAAAAGATTATGAATCGGGTTTTAAAGATCGGGTTGGTTCGATTCGTAGAGAGTTAGAGTGTTTAGAATCTCAGTCTGATCAGATCATCGTCCATAGGTCATCATCTCCTAGATCATGTGTAGCAACAGCAGCaacaatatcatcatcatcttcaatagATAATGAAATTGGTGATgataaagaagcaaaagaagatagagaagaagaacaagattcAAGCAATTTTCCTGTTTCGAAGTTGATAAAGAGTCATGAATCAATCATTAGGAGGAAAAGCGAAGAGCTTGCTCCTCCTAAGATCGAGTCTATTAAACGACAGAAGAGTTGCAACGGCTCTAGCTCGAAGCGAGCTATTGATGATATCGTTTCAGGTCTTGATAGCTTGATGAGTCTTAACACTAAGTTATTTGAACatttgtttgatgatgatgatggtgatagaCATGAGCATCATCCTGAAGTGGTAATGGATGACAATTTAGATGATGTTTGGATGAAAATGCAGAAGAATAACTCGGTGTTTTCAGACAATGCGatagaggagaaagaagatacAGAGATTAGATTAATGATATTGGAAGATACTTACTTGACTTTGCTCAAAGGTCTAAAAGCAGATGAGATCACAAACAATAGAAAagcggaagaagaagaagaagagatcaagagTGAAAAGATCGAATCCGAGGTTAAATGTATGGATTGTTTAGAGAATTTGAATAGGGAGAAAGATTATGAGATTCttcttgaagatgaagaattcagACAAGAACTAAGTTGGATTATTGTAACAGAGTTGCTAAGAGAAGTTTCAGAGACTGTGGAGAATCATGAAAAGATTGaagcaaataataaaagagTGATTGAGGAAGAAGTAAACAGAGCCTGCTTGGAGATTTCTTTACTCTAcgatgattttgatttcaagaTTCAAGAGAAGTTAAAGATGGTAACTTTCAG gtTACAAAACTTGGAGATTAAGATTGATTCAACGATGGATTTTATAGCAGAGTTAAGGCAAAGAGAATCAGTTTATAGAACAGCTTTTGTTCTTAGGTCTGAGAATCTCAGGAAGGCAGAAACTGAG GTTGATCTTCTTGGAGATCAAGTTGATTCGCTTGTGAAGCTTTTACAAAAAACACTTTGGAcatttcatcaacatccattGCTTCTCTGCAATAACTCAGAT ATATTGGAGATCTCGAAGATGATCAAGAAAGAGTTATTATCTGAGGATTCATAA
- a CDS encoding ECA1 gametogenesis related family protein (ECA1 gametogenesis related family protein; LOCATED IN: endomembrane system; BEST Arabidopsis thaliana protein match is: unknown protein (TAIR:AT5G15000.1); Has 86 Blast hits to 85 proteins in 3 species: Archae - 0; Bacteria - 0; Metazoa - 0; Fungi - 0; Plants - 86; Viruses - 0; Other Eukaryotes - 0 (source: NCBI BLink).) has protein sequence MGIKQIVKVMFLFLCVIMALLCHHQSEVQAAQKPSPVACWSSINKVQGCVDAVKAATKGDYKGLSKDCCLAIYGLIDDCFPIVFSGKPDIAVLVKDACAVN, from the coding sequence atgggaATAAAACAGATCGTCAAAGtgatgttcttgtttttatgtGTGATCATGGCGTTGCTCTGTCATCATCAATCCGAAGTTCAAGCGGCGCAGAAACCAAGTCCTGTTGCTTGCTGGTCGTCAATAAACAAGGTTCAAGGTTGTGTGGATGCTGTGAAAGCTGCCACTAAAGGAGATTATAAAGGTTTGAGCAAGGATTGTTGCCTCGCCATCTATGGCCTCATCGACGATTGTTTTCCGATTGTTTTCAGCGGAAAACCAGACATTGCAGTACTCGTTAAGGATGCATGTGctgttaattaa
- a CDS encoding ECA1 gametogenesis family protein (FUNCTIONS IN: molecular_function unknown; INVOLVED IN: biological_process unknown; LOCATED IN: endomembrane system; BEST Arabidopsis thaliana protein match is: ECA1 gametogenesis related family protein (TAIR:AT5G14995.1); Has 65 Blast hits to 64 proteins in 3 species: Archae - 0; Bacteria - 0; Metazoa - 0; Fungi - 0; Plants - 65; Viruses - 0; Other Eukaryotes - 0 (source: NCBI BLink).), producing MGTKQIVTVMFFFLSVIMALLCHHQSEAQAPIPTPGDCFSSIKKVKGCADAVKAATKGHLLRLVKDCCHVINDLADDCFPIIFPGKPYIAALVKHACS from the coding sequence atgggaACAAAACAGATCGTCACAGTgatgttcttctttttatctGTGATCATGGCGTTGCTTTGTCATCATCAATCCGAAGCTCAAGCGCCGATTCCAACTCCCGGTGATTGCTTCTCGTCAATCAAGAAGGTTAAAGGTTGTGCGGATGCTGTGAAAGCTGCCACTAAAGGACATCTTCTACGTTTGGTCAAGGATTGTTGCCACGTCATCAATGACCTTGCCGACGATTGTTTTCCGATCATTTTCCCCGGAAAACCTTACATTGCCGCACTCGTTAAGCATGCATgttcttaa
- a CDS encoding uncharacterized protein (unknown protein; Has 30201 Blast hits to 17322 proteins in 780 species: Archae - 12; Bacteria - 1396; Metazoa - 17338; Fungi - 3422; Plants - 5037; Viruses - 0; Other Eukaryotes - 2996 (source: NCBI BLink).): protein MIYEVIIRESIQIITSDKQSEAEVIRRWASLLFNLLAHKIYSAHLLSQPIYFLL from the coding sequence ATGATTTATGAAGTAATCATAAGGGAATCGATACAGATTATCACATCCGACAAGCAGAGTGAAGCTGAGGTTATTCGTAGATGGGCTTCTTTGCTATTTAATTTGTTGGCCCATAAAATTTATTCGGCCCATTTACTATCTCAGcccatttattttcttttgtaa
- a CDS encoding Tetratricopeptide repeat (TPR)-like superfamily protein (Tetratricopeptide repeat (TPR)-like superfamily protein; CONTAINS InterPro DOMAIN/s: Pentatricopeptide repeat (InterPro:IPR002885); BEST Arabidopsis thaliana protein match is: Tetratricopeptide repeat (TPR)-like superfamily protein (TAIR:AT1G80880.1); Has 37863 Blast hits to 13191 proteins in 288 species: Archae - 3; Bacteria - 35; Metazoa - 443; Fungi - 342; Plants - 35932; Viruses - 0; Other Eukaryotes - 1108 (source: NCBI BLink).): MRGIFLIRSRLSIFRAPAVKCLRFSNVLPSLSNNCIVRLYMEPPVACVLPLGLCSMFSTSIADSEQVGFTRSNIEKDDESDIDLGCSISDELVSEDVGKISKLVKDCGSDRKELRNKLEECDVKPSNELVVEILSRVRNDWETAFTFFVWAGKQQGYVRSVREYHSMISILGKMRKFDTAWTLIDEMRKFSPSLVNSQTLLIMIRKYCAVHDVGKAINTFHAYKRFKLEMGIDDFQSLLSALCRYKNVSDAGHLIFCNKDKYPFDAKSFNIVLNGWCNVIGSPREAERVWMEMGNVGVKHDVVSYSSMISCYSKGGSLNKVLKLFDRMKKECIEPDRKVYNAVVHALAKASFVSEARNLMKTMEEEKGIEPNVVTYNSLIKPLCKARKTEEAKQVFDEMLEKGLFPTIRTYHAFMRILRTGEEVFELLAKMRKMGCEPTVETYIMLIRKLCRWRDFDNVLLLWDEMKEKTVGPDLSSYIVMIHGLFLNGKIEEAYGYYKEMKDKGMRPNENVEDMIQSWFSGKQYAEQRITDSKGEVNKGAIVKKSEREKNFLQQPEVRKVVREHGYSFWDE; this comes from the coding sequence ATGAGAGGAATTTTTCTGATTAGATCAAGGCTATCAATCTTTAGGGCTCCTGCAGTTAAGTGTTTAAGATTTAGTAATGTTTTGCCTAGTTTGAGCAATAATTGTATTGTTCGACTGTATATGGAACCTCCCGTAGCTTGTGTGCTTCCTTTAGGTCTGTGTTCTATGTTCTCTACTTCCATAGCTGATTCAGAGCAAGTGGGATTTACTCGGAGTAACATTGAGAAAGATGATGAGAGTGACATTGATCTTGGTTGTAGTATAAGTGATGAGCTTGTTTCAGAGGATGTTGGAAAGATTTCGAAGCTGGTGAAAGATTGTGGGAGTGACCGGAAGGAACTGAGGAACAAGCTTGAGGAATGTGATGTGAAGCCATCAAATGAATTGGTGGTGGAGATTCTTTCTCGAGTTCGTAATGATTGGGAAACTgctttcactttctttgtttgggCAGGGAAGCAGCAAGGTTATGTTCGTTCTGTTCGTGAGTATCACTCTATGATCTCGATTCTTGGTAAAATGAGGAAGTTTGATACAGCTTGGACTTTGATTGATGAGATGAGAAAGTTTAGCCCTTCTCTTGTGAACTCACAGACACTTTTGATCATGATTAGGAAGTATTGTGCGGTACATGATGTTGGGAAAGCCATAAACACGTTCCATGCCtacaaaagattcaaacttgAAATGGGGATTGATGATTTTCAGAGTTTGCTCTCGGCTCTTTGTAGGTATAAGAATGTTTCAGATGCTGGGCATTTGATCTTCTGTAACAAGGATAAGTATCCGTTTGACGCCAAAAGTTTCAACATTGTTCTCAATGGATGGTGTAACGTGATTGGTAGCCCACGGGAGGCTGAAAGGGTCTGGATGGAGATGGGAAATGTTGGAGTCAAACATGATGTTGTGTCTTATTCAAGCATGATATCTTGCTATTCGAAAGGTGGTAGCTTGAATAAGGTTCTCAAACTTTTTGATAGGATGAAGAAAGAGTGTATAGAGCCTGATAGAAAAGTGTACAACGCGGTGGTTCACGCTCTTGCCAAAGCTAGCTTTGTCTCCGAGGCGAGAAATTTAATGAAGAcaatggaggaggagaaaggGATTGAGCCCAATGTTGTTACTTACAACTCTCTCATCAAACCTCTATGCAAGGCTAGAAAAACCGAAGAGGCTAAACAGGTTTTCGATGAGATGCTGGAGAAAGGACTCTTCCCAACAATCCGTACATATCATGCGTTTATGCGGATTCTAAGAACAGGAGAGGAGGTTTTTGAGCTATTAGCTAAAATGAGAAAGATGGGCTGTGAACCAACTGTGGAGACATACATAATGCTGATCCGTAAGTTATGTAGGTGGCGCGATTTCGATAATGTGTTATTGTTGTGGGATGAGATGAAGGAAAAGACCGTTGGTCCAGACCTTAGCTCATACATTGTGATGATACATGGTCTGTTCTTGAATGGTAAGATAGAAGAAGCGTATGGGTACTATAAAGAGATGAAGGACAAGGGTATGAGACCAAATGAAAATGTTGAAGATATGATTCAAAGCTGGTTTTCAGGAAAACAGTATGCAGAGCAGCGGATAACAGATTCGAAAGGGGAGGTCAATAAAGGAGCTATTgtaaaaaaatctgaaagagaaaagaacTTTCTCCAGCAGCCTGAGGTGAGAAAGGTTGTTAGAGAGCATGGATATTCGTTTTGGGATGAATAG